One part of the Oceanihabitans sp. IOP_32 genome encodes these proteins:
- the recA gene encoding recombinase RecA, with product MSKENSKEKDAKLKALQLTLDKLDKAYGKGTVMKMSDAAVVDVEAIPSGSLGLDIALGVGGYPRGRVVEIYGPESSGKTTLTLHAIAEAQKMGGIAAFIDAEHAFDRTYAEKLGIDIDNLIISQPDNGEQALEIADNLIRSGAIDIVVVDSVAALTPKSEIEGEMGDSKMGLHARLMSQALRKLTGSISKTNCTVIFINQLREKIGVMFGNPETTTGGNALKFYASVRLDIRRSTQIKDSNGEVLGNKTRVKVVKNKVAPPFKQAEFDIMYGEGVSKVGEILDVAVELEIVKKSGSWFSYQDTKLGQGRDAVKAIIKDNPELMEELEEKIRTALKTAE from the coding sequence ATGAGCAAAGAAAATAGTAAAGAAAAAGATGCCAAATTAAAAGCACTACAATTAACTCTAGATAAATTAGACAAAGCCTACGGAAAAGGTACGGTAATGAAAATGAGTGATGCCGCTGTAGTCGATGTAGAAGCGATCCCTTCTGGGTCTTTAGGTTTAGATATTGCCTTGGGTGTTGGCGGCTATCCGCGTGGTCGCGTGGTAGAAATTTATGGACCAGAATCTTCTGGTAAAACCACACTAACCTTACACGCTATAGCCGAAGCCCAAAAAATGGGAGGTATTGCAGCCTTTATTGACGCCGAACATGCTTTTGATAGAACTTACGCCGAAAAACTAGGAATTGATATAGACAATTTAATTATCTCGCAACCCGATAATGGGGAGCAAGCTTTAGAGATTGCCGATAATTTAATACGCTCTGGGGCTATAGATATTGTAGTAGTCGATTCTGTGGCCGCCTTAACCCCAAAGAGTGAAATTGAAGGTGAAATGGGAGATTCTAAAATGGGACTTCATGCCCGTTTAATGTCTCAAGCCTTAAGAAAATTAACGGGATCGATAAGTAAAACCAACTGTACGGTTATTTTTATTAACCAACTACGTGAAAAAATTGGCGTAATGTTTGGTAACCCCGAAACGACAACAGGTGGTAATGCCCTAAAGTTTTACGCTTCGGTAAGATTAGATATTAGACGTTCTACACAAATAAAAGATAGCAACGGTGAAGTTTTAGGGAACAAGACACGTGTTAAGGTCGTGAAAAACAAAGTCGCTCCGCCCTTTAAACAGGCAGAGTTTGATATTATGTATGGCGAAGGCGTGAGCAAAGTAGGCGAGATTTTAGATGTGGCCGTAGAACTTGAAATTGTAAAAAAGAGTGGCTCATGGTTTAGCTATCAAGATACGAAGTTAGGCCAAGGGCGAGATGCTGTAAAAGCCATTATTAAAGACAATCCGGAACTCATGGAGGAGCTGGAAGAGAAAATTAGGACCGCTTTAAAAACAGCAGAATAA
- a CDS encoding membrane lipoprotein lipid attachment site-containing protein: protein MKKFIVLSLALFVLASCSLDDDRQNYRSVFLPIESVDIPDEFTLGKTYPITVSYLKPSTCHAFKEFYYLKKNNQRTVAVINYEYENNRCDTLTNKLVEATFNFVVTSNGSYIFKFWQEKDSTGEDQYLTIEVPVTN, encoded by the coding sequence ATGAAAAAATTTATTGTGTTAAGTTTAGCACTATTTGTGTTAGCATCATGCAGTCTTGATGACGACAGGCAAAACTATAGATCTGTATTTTTACCAATTGAAAGTGTAGATATTCCAGATGAGTTTACTTTAGGCAAAACCTACCCGATAACGGTTTCCTACTTAAAGCCATCCACATGCCATGCCTTTAAAGAGTTTTATTATTTAAAAAAAAACAACCAGCGAACAGTTGCCGTTATTAATTATGAATATGAAAACAATAGGTGCGACACCCTTACAAATAAACTGGTAGAAGCAACATTTAACTTTGTTGTTACCAGTAACGGATCATATATATTTAAGTTTTGGCAAGAAAAAGACTCGACTGGAGAAGACCAATACCTAACCATAGAAGTCCCTGTTACAAACTAA
- a CDS encoding RNA polymerase sigma factor, whose translation MGLNQLIENCKINDTKAQGELYKLFSSKLFSICLKYSRNYAEAEDNLQDAFLTIFNKIEHYKNKGSFEGWLKRITINTALQRYRSEKKFDLIHENIQDEAEIEICQDPIPLDYLLKIIQELPDRYRLVFNLYVLDGYSHKEIANMLNINIGTSKSNLFRARQTLKDTIENHKKTQRLQSL comes from the coding sequence TTGGGGTTAAACCAACTCATAGAAAATTGTAAAATTAATGATACTAAAGCCCAAGGAGAATTATATAAACTCTTTTCGAGTAAACTATTCTCTATATGCTTAAAGTATTCAAGAAACTATGCCGAAGCCGAAGATAATTTACAAGACGCATTTTTAACAATTTTTAATAAAATAGAACATTATAAAAACAAAGGTTCTTTTGAAGGTTGGTTAAAACGAATAACCATAAACACCGCTTTACAACGCTACCGATCTGAAAAAAAATTTGATCTTATACATGAAAACATACAAGATGAGGCTGAAATAGAGATTTGCCAAGACCCTATTCCGTTAGATTATCTCTTAAAAATAATACAAGAATTGCCAGATCGCTACAGGTTAGTATTTAACCTTTATGTTTTAGATGGTTATTCGCATAAAGAAATAGCAAACATGTTAAACATAAACATAGGAACCTCAAAATCTAATTTGTTTCGAGCTAGGCAAACTTTAAAAGACACTATAGAAAACCATAAAAAAACACAGCGTTTACAATCTTTATAA
- a CDS encoding outer membrane beta-barrel protein codes for MSNKKHIDRLFQERFKNFEATPSDTVWNNIRAELDTKKKKRRIIAIWWRYAGIAALLALLITAGALFFNDADTVITNQVGDTENLDSEELKTRGSDPSIDSHPKTSNTNDAVVESNSGKNALEKTTQNTIKKDSDAVMPSTKTSITGNASSKHKNESRLKTHQNPDENSKLPRAIIKTDRTLLAVQNSENNTKEKNNKPIQNKNKLAQFETNKESEIINNPTKSNTVIAETEQEKKTEIIAENTKENTLTIEEALDKNNDIFEEEEKGDLNRWSITPNAAPVYFSSLGNGSSIDPQFKNNPQSGEINMSYGIKARYAINKKLSIRTGISKVNLGYHINNVIVFQSINSDPNPLQNVNFNTVTTNSVSFVSGDNLSALGAETFTENRKTSIDQDMGYLEVPLEIQYALSNKNFGINLIGGFSALFLNKNEIFSEIDGYRTLLGKANNINKVSYSANFGLGLNYKIFKKIDLNFEPMFKYQINTFNNTSGNFKPYFIGVYTGFSIKF; via the coding sequence ATGAGCAATAAAAAACATATAGACAGATTGTTCCAGGAGCGTTTTAAAAACTTTGAAGCAACTCCCAGCGATACTGTTTGGAATAATATTAGAGCCGAACTTGATACGAAAAAGAAGAAACGGCGGATTATCGCTATTTGGTGGCGTTACGCAGGTATTGCGGCTTTACTTGCGCTTTTAATAACTGCTGGTGCTTTGTTTTTTAATGATGCGGATACAGTTATAACAAATCAAGTTGGAGATACCGAAAATTTAGATTCAGAGGAATTAAAAACCAGAGGTAGCGACCCATCAATCGATTCACATCCAAAAACCTCAAACACAAACGATGCTGTTGTTGAATCTAATTCGGGAAAAAACGCTTTGGAAAAAACAACCCAAAACACTATTAAAAAAGACTCAGATGCAGTTATGCCTTCAACCAAAACATCAATTACGGGAAATGCATCTTCAAAACATAAAAATGAAAGCCGCTTAAAAACCCATCAGAATCCAGATGAAAATTCGAAGCTCCCTAGAGCTATTATAAAAACGGACCGCACTCTTCTAGCTGTTCAAAACTCAGAAAACAACACAAAAGAAAAAAACAATAAGCCCATCCAAAATAAAAATAAATTGGCTCAATTTGAAACCAATAAAGAAAGCGAAATAATTAACAATCCAACAAAAAGCAATACCGTAATTGCGGAAACAGAACAGGAAAAAAAAACAGAAATTATAGCTGAAAACACAAAGGAAAACACACTTACTATTGAGGAAGCGTTAGATAAAAACAACGACATTTTTGAAGAAGAAGAAAAAGGAGATTTAAACCGTTGGAGTATTACCCCAAACGCGGCACCCGTTTATTTTAGCAGTTTAGGAAATGGCTCTTCAATAGATCCACAATTTAAAAATAACCCACAAAGCGGCGAAATCAATATGAGTTATGGTATTAAAGCGCGTTATGCTATCAATAAAAAATTAAGTATTAGAACAGGCATAAGTAAAGTTAATTTGGGTTACCACATTAATAATGTCATCGTATTTCAATCTATTAATTCTGACCCTAATCCATTACAGAATGTAAATTTTAATACTGTGACCACCAATAGCGTTTCTTTTGTTAGTGGTGATAATTTGAGCGCTTTAGGCGCGGAAACATTTACCGAAAATCGAAAAACTTCTATTGATCAAGACATGGGTTATCTTGAAGTGCCTTTAGAAATCCAGTATGCGCTATCAAACAAAAATTTTGGCATTAATCTTATTGGTGGGTTTAGCGCTCTGTTTTTAAATAAAAATGAGATTTTTTCAGAAATTGATGGGTATCGAACGCTTTTAGGCAAAGCCAATAATATAAATAAAGTGAGCTATAGTGCTAATTTTGGACTAGGGTTAAATTATAAAATTTTTAAAAAAATAGATTTGAATTTTGAGCCTATGTTCAAATATCAAATCAATACGTTTAATAATACTTCTGGTAATTTTAAACCTTATTTTATTGGGGTTTACACTGGTTTTTCTATTAAGTTTTAG
- a CDS encoding lysophospholipid acyltransferase family protein, with the protein MKLLKYIFWIFYRVWFYILVALPILILMPILIISILKESWYPYFFKLARFWARFILFGMGFRPIILYEQKPEKHKSYMFIANHTSMADIMLMLVSVKNPFVFVGKKELANIPLFGFFYKRTCILVDRNSAKSRQAVFLAAQRRLKTGLSICIFPEGGVPEEHIMLDEFKNGAFRLAIKHGTPVVPLTFADNKRRFSYTFFSGGPGRMRVIMHKFIPTQSLTIDDTQALNDRSRAVILNQLEKLEV; encoded by the coding sequence ATGAAGCTTTTAAAATACATTTTTTGGATATTTTACCGAGTGTGGTTTTACATATTAGTGGCATTACCCATTCTTATTCTTATGCCTATTTTAATAATTTCAATTTTAAAAGAATCGTGGTATCCTTACTTTTTTAAATTGGCTCGATTTTGGGCGCGCTTTATTTTATTTGGCATGGGTTTTAGGCCGATTATACTATACGAGCAAAAACCAGAAAAGCACAAAAGTTATATGTTTATTGCCAACCATACCTCAATGGCAGATATTATGTTAATGTTGGTTTCGGTTAAAAACCCATTTGTTTTTGTTGGAAAAAAAGAATTGGCTAACATTCCGCTTTTTGGTTTTTTTTATAAAAGAACTTGTATTTTAGTGGATAGAAATTCTGCAAAAAGTAGGCAAGCCGTTTTTTTAGCGGCACAACGCCGATTAAAAACAGGTTTAAGTATTTGCATCTTTCCTGAAGGCGGTGTACCCGAAGAGCATATTATGTTAGACGAATTTAAAAACGGGGCGTTTCGTTTAGCCATTAAACATGGAACACCTGTTGTACCTTTAACTTTTGCTGATAATAAAAGGCGTTTCTCTTACACTTTTTTTAGCGGAGGTCCAGGACGCATGCGGGTTATTATGCATAAATTTATTCCTACCCAGAGCTTAACCATAGACGATACTCAAGCTTTAAACGATCGATCCAGAGCGGTTATTTTAAATCAACTTGAAAAGTTAGAGGTATAA
- the trpS gene encoding tryptophan--tRNA ligase → MARILTGIQSTGTPHLGNILGAICPAIDMANNPENDSFLFIANLHTLTQIKNSEILRYNTYSTAATWLAFGLDTEKTVFYRQSDIPQTTELSWYLSCFFPFQRLTLAHSFKDKADRLEDVNSGLFTYPMLMAADILLYDAQIIPVGKDQLQHIEMTRDVASRFHAKMGETFVLPEGKIQENTMLVPGTDGEKMSKSRNNHINIFLDDKKLRKQIMSIQTDSTALEDPKDWSTCNCFALYNLLASQDQIETMKANYENGNYGYGHAKQALFELIVEKFAIPRERYNYYMNNLGEIDRILAIGAEKASVVANEVLNRVRARLGY, encoded by the coding sequence ATGGCGAGAATACTTACAGGCATACAAAGTACAGGGACACCACATTTAGGTAATATTTTGGGCGCTATTTGTCCGGCAATAGACATGGCAAACAATCCAGAAAATGATTCGTTTTTATTTATAGCCAACCTGCATACCTTAACTCAAATAAAAAACTCAGAAATATTACGTTACAACACCTATTCTACAGCTGCAACTTGGCTTGCTTTTGGTTTAGATACAGAAAAAACGGTGTTTTACAGACAAAGTGACATTCCTCAAACCACAGAATTATCGTGGTATTTAAGTTGCTTTTTTCCATTCCAACGTTTAACTCTAGCCCATAGTTTTAAAGATAAAGCAGACCGCCTAGAAGATGTTAATTCTGGGTTATTTACATACCCTATGCTCATGGCTGCAGATATTTTATTGTACGATGCCCAAATTATTCCTGTAGGTAAAGACCAGTTACAGCATATAGAAATGACTCGCGATGTGGCCTCACGTTTTCACGCTAAAATGGGTGAAACGTTTGTGTTGCCAGAAGGCAAAATTCAAGAAAACACCATGCTTGTTCCAGGCACAGATGGTGAAAAAATGAGTAAAAGTAGAAATAACCATATCAATATTTTTTTAGACGATAAAAAACTGCGCAAGCAAATTATGAGTATCCAAACCGATAGCACTGCGCTTGAAGATCCTAAAGATTGGAGTACCTGCAATTGTTTTGCGCTCTATAACTTATTAGCTTCTCAAGACCAAATAGAAACCATGAAAGCCAATTACGAAAATGGCAATTATGGATACGGTCATGCCAAACAAGCTTTATTTGAACTTATTGTTGAAAAATTTGCCATTCCACGCGAACGCTATAATTATTACATGAATAATCTAGGTGAAATAGATCGTATTCTGGCCATTGGTGCAGAAAAAGCGTCGGTGGTGGCTAACGAGGTTTTAAATAGGGTAAGAGCGCGCTTAGGTTATTAA
- a CDS encoding DUF1853 family protein: MYQNTKDIQKRYDGFLNTSFLWTNKGVFNLHQFEIESNSEKINIEIEDHLPLGKYIERLVSFELNSQKSISVLYENIQVQDQKVTLGELDCILLKDDKPIHLEIVYKFYLYDDTVGHSEIEHCIGPNKKDTLVEKLNKLSKKQLPLLYTVEAKKYLKNLKVAEIEQQVYFKAQLFIPFQKKICLHTLNNDCIVGFYLARKDMQQFADCKFFIPKKIDWIIRPHTNVNWLNFETFNTNLVLQCRIINLNYFLFR; encoded by the coding sequence ATGTACCAAAACACAAAAGACATTCAAAAGCGTTATGATGGTTTTTTAAACACCTCTTTTTTATGGACTAACAAAGGGGTGTTTAACTTGCATCAGTTTGAAATTGAATCTAACTCCGAAAAAATCAATATTGAAATAGAAGACCATTTACCACTTGGCAAATATATAGAGCGCTTAGTATCCTTCGAATTAAACTCACAAAAATCGATTTCTGTCTTGTATGAAAACATTCAAGTACAAGACCAAAAAGTAACTTTAGGCGAATTAGATTGTATTCTGTTAAAAGACGATAAACCTATTCATTTAGAAATTGTATACAAGTTCTACTTATACGATGATACCGTAGGCCACTCTGAAATTGAACATTGTATTGGCCCTAATAAAAAAGATACCTTAGTTGAAAAATTAAACAAACTTAGCAAAAAACAACTACCGCTGTTATACACCGTCGAAGCCAAAAAATACTTAAAAAATTTAAAAGTAGCCGAGATAGAGCAGCAGGTCTATTTTAAAGCGCAATTATTTATTCCTTTTCAGAAAAAAATTTGCTTACACACCTTAAACAACGACTGTATTGTAGGGTTTTATTTGGCTAGAAAAGATATGCAGCAATTCGCCGACTGTAAATTTTTTATCCCAAAGAAAATAGACTGGATTATAAGGCCTCATACAAACGTTAATTGGTTGAATTTTGAGACGTTTAATACCAATTTAGTTTTGCAATGTCGTATTATTAATTTGAATTATTTTTTGTTCAGATGA
- the dprA gene encoding DNA-processing protein DprA, which yields MTETELLYTLALQHVPNIGDITAKKLIGHCGSAQAVFKEKKHKLSAIDGVGRVILDELFKTQNLKEAEQEIKFIQEHNIEVLFFKDDHYPEKLKHCIDGPILLFQSGNINLSAQPIVSIVGTRKITTNGMAFCESLVEALVPYNPIIVSGFAYGTDITAHKAALKHNLQTIGCLAHGLHTIYPKAHKRYMVDIEKNGGFLTDFWSSDTFNRNNFLKRNRVIAGLSEATIVIESAVKGGSLVTADIANSYNRDVFAVPGRTTDSQSVGCNNLIKHQKAHMLSTPLDVPYILNWQLEDYKKPAVQKQLFVELDATEKIIYNYLKENNQQLLDVIAINCQLPTFKVASVLLAMELKGLVRPLPGKLFEMI from the coding sequence ATGACAGAAACTGAATTGCTCTATACCCTAGCCTTGCAGCATGTACCGAATATTGGCGATATTACTGCAAAAAAACTAATAGGCCATTGTGGTTCTGCACAAGCTGTTTTTAAAGAAAAAAAGCATAAACTTAGTGCGATAGATGGTGTGGGCCGTGTTATATTAGACGAACTGTTTAAAACGCAAAATTTAAAAGAAGCAGAACAGGAAATTAAATTTATTCAAGAGCACAATATTGAAGTGCTTTTTTTTAAAGATGACCATTATCCAGAGAAGTTAAAACATTGTATCGATGGTCCTATTTTACTGTTTCAATCGGGTAATATTAATTTAAGTGCGCAACCTATTGTGAGTATTGTGGGAACCAGAAAAATTACAACAAATGGTATGGCTTTTTGTGAGAGTTTAGTGGAGGCTCTTGTACCGTATAACCCAATAATTGTCTCTGGTTTTGCTTATGGCACCGATATTACTGCACATAAAGCAGCGTTAAAACACAATTTGCAAACTATAGGATGTTTAGCCCATGGCTTGCATACTATTTATCCTAAAGCGCATAAAAGATACATGGTCGATATTGAAAAAAATGGCGGATTTCTTACCGATTTTTGGAGCAGCGATACCTTTAACAGAAATAATTTTTTAAAACGAAACCGCGTGATTGCCGGTTTAAGCGAAGCTACAATTGTTATAGAATCTGCCGTAAAAGGGGGCAGTCTGGTTACTGCCGATATTGCTAACTCCTATAATCGTGATGTTTTTGCCGTTCCAGGTCGTACCACAGATTCTCAAAGTGTAGGTTGTAATAATTTGATTAAACACCAAAAAGCCCACATGCTTTCAACGCCCTTAGACGTCCCGTACATTTTAAACTGGCAACTTGAAGATTACAAAAAACCTGCCGTACAAAAGCAATTGTTCGTGGAGCTGGATGCGACCGAGAAAATAATTTATAACTACCTTAAAGAAAATAACCAACAACTTCTCGATGTTATTGCCATAAATTGCCAATTACCTACTTTTAAAGTCGCCAGTGTATTGTTAGCTATGGAGTTAAAAGGCTTGGTTAGGCCCTTACCTGGGAAATTATTTGAGATGATATAA
- a CDS encoding SPOR domain-containing protein, translating into MQLETYISDLLYRYECVTIPEFGSFITHRVSASINETTHTFYPPKKAVSFNEQIQHTDGLLAHYIADLEKIPFEVAAKKIAKRVSTLKLFLLQGKTVTFNNIGELRYNSEGKILFEPTYKLNYLTDAFGLSPFEAPAIIREMHKKKVEQLEQVIPLNITPEKRKSRPYFKYAAVAVIAMTIGGFSASNYYTNKIETYNELAQEEATKQLDTKIQQATFSLNPLPAITLNVTKQSGNYHIIAGAFRVEENCNKTITQLRKAGFNARHIGKNKYGLYQVAYGSYESGKEALKAIREIRKTHNKNAWLLVKKLD; encoded by the coding sequence ATGCAACTAGAGACTTACATAAGCGATTTATTATACAGATATGAATGTGTTACGATTCCTGAATTTGGATCTTTTATTACGCATCGTGTATCGGCAAGTATAAACGAAACCACACATACGTTTTACCCGCCTAAAAAAGCGGTGTCCTTTAATGAGCAAATTCAACATACTGATGGTTTATTAGCACATTATATTGCTGATTTAGAGAAAATTCCTTTTGAGGTTGCCGCAAAAAAAATTGCGAAACGGGTTAGCACGCTAAAATTATTTTTACTGCAAGGCAAAACCGTAACATTTAATAATATTGGTGAATTACGCTATAATAGTGAGGGCAAAATTTTATTTGAACCTACTTACAAGCTCAATTATTTAACCGATGCCTTTGGTTTATCTCCTTTTGAAGCTCCGGCCATAATTCGGGAAATGCATAAGAAAAAAGTTGAGCAATTAGAACAAGTAATTCCGCTGAATATTACGCCTGAAAAACGCAAATCGAGACCTTATTTTAAATATGCTGCTGTAGCGGTTATAGCCATGACTATTGGTGGCTTTTCTGCCTCAAACTATTACACTAATAAAATTGAAACATACAACGAATTAGCCCAAGAAGAAGCCACAAAACAATTAGATACCAAGATACAACAAGCCACGTTTAGTTTAAATCCGCTTCCAGCGATTACCCTAAATGTTACCAAGCAATCGGGCAATTACCACATCATTGCAGGGGCTTTTAGAGTTGAAGAAAATTGTAATAAAACAATTACTCAATTAAGAAAAGCTGGTTTTAATGCGCGACATATTGGTAAAAACAAATACGGTTTATATCAAGTGGCTTATGGGAGTTATGAGAGTGGTAAAGAAGCCTTAAAGGCCATTCGCGAGATTAGAAAAACACACAATAAAAATGCTTGGTTGTTGGTTAAAAAACTAGATTAA
- a CDS encoding acyl-CoA thioesterase: MPIKTPEQSKTTLTDMVLPGETNPLNNLFGGELLARMDRAASIAARRHSRRIVVTASVNHVAFSKAVPLGSVVTVEAKVSRAFKTSMEVFIDVWIEDRESGEKSKANEAIYTFVAVDDTGRPVAVPEVHPETKLEKERFEAALRRKQLSLLLAGKIKPDQATELKALFE, encoded by the coding sequence ATGCCAATTAAAACACCCGAACAGTCTAAAACAACACTCACCGATATGGTTTTACCTGGTGAAACCAATCCCTTAAACAACTTATTTGGTGGCGAATTATTAGCGCGTATGGATCGTGCCGCTAGTATTGCTGCTAGACGCCACAGCAGGCGCATCGTGGTTACCGCCTCGGTAAATCATGTAGCTTTTAGTAAAGCCGTACCTTTGGGTAGTGTGGTCACGGTAGAGGCTAAAGTATCTCGCGCCTTTAAAACCTCTATGGAAGTGTTTATTGATGTTTGGATTGAAGACCGTGAGTCTGGTGAAAAATCGAAAGCCAACGAGGCTATTTATACTTTTGTTGCTGTAGACGATACAGGTAGACCTGTTGCTGTGCCAGAAGTGCATCCAGAGACCAAATTAGAAAAAGAACGCTTTGAAGCCGCCTTACGTCGTAAACAATTAAGCCTACTATTAGCTGGTAAAATAAAACCCGATCAAGCCACAGAACTTAAAGCGCTGTTTGAATAA
- a CDS encoding murein hydrolase activator EnvC family protein — MDRKKTYKVLLLLCFCLCTTFSFSQDSKQKALETRRQELRREIKKINELRLENQSKQKSQLSLIEDFNYKIGVLNNLIKVTNQQANLITREINSNQKKITKLREDLTHLKAEYAEMIVKSYKSKNEQSRIMFLLSSNDFKQAYKRLQYIKQYSDYQKQQGETIKAKTTELQQINAKLLKQKEDKQKLIAENRVTQKSLEAERKQQRVLMASIKENINRYTAQINQREREANRIDAEIKKLIREAIARSNKKAGKSSSATTFALTPAGRALAKNFESNKGKLGWPVDKGVVKVRYGTQPHPINRSLKIKSNGVRIATEKNAKVKAVFNGEVIAVVNMRNINPLVMIRHGNYITTYKNLSKVYVKEGDKVTTKQEIGEVFTNRITGETILSFSISKESATQNPASWIYKM, encoded by the coding sequence GTGGATAGAAAAAAGACATATAAAGTTTTACTGCTACTGTGCTTCTGCTTGTGCACCACGTTTAGTTTTTCTCAAGATAGCAAACAGAAAGCTTTAGAAACACGCCGTCAAGAATTACGCCGTGAGATTAAAAAAATTAACGAATTACGTTTAGAAAATCAATCGAAGCAAAAGTCGCAATTATCCTTAATTGAAGATTTTAATTACAAAATTGGAGTCTTAAATAATTTAATTAAGGTCACCAATCAACAAGCCAATTTAATTACTAGAGAAATAAATTCTAATCAAAAAAAAATAACCAAATTACGGGAGGATTTAACCCATTTAAAAGCCGAGTATGCCGAGATGATTGTTAAATCTTACAAGAGCAAAAATGAACAAAGTAGAATAATGTTCCTGTTGTCTTCAAACGATTTTAAGCAGGCGTATAAGCGCTTACAATACATTAAACAATACAGCGATTACCAAAAGCAACAAGGTGAAACTATAAAGGCAAAAACAACCGAGCTGCAGCAAATTAACGCTAAATTGTTAAAGCAAAAGGAAGATAAACAAAAGCTTATTGCCGAGAACAGAGTCACTCAAAAATCTTTAGAAGCCGAGCGTAAACAACAAAGGGTTTTAATGGCGTCTATAAAAGAAAATATTAATCGTTATACCGCTCAAATTAATCAGCGTGAGCGTGAGGCCAATAGAATTGATGCAGAAATAAAGAAGCTTATACGAGAAGCTATTGCCAGATCGAATAAAAAGGCTGGAAAATCTTCAAGTGCAACTACTTTTGCTTTAACGCCGGCTGGCAGAGCGCTTGCTAAGAATTTCGAATCGAACAAAGGGAAATTGGGTTGGCCAGTTGATAAAGGTGTGGTAAAAGTGCGTTATGGCACACAACCCCATCCTATTAATAGGTCGCTAAAAATTAAAAGTAATGGGGTTAGAATCGCTACTGAAAAAAATGCTAAAGTAAAAGCTGTTTTTAATGGTGAAGTTATAGCAGTGGTTAATATGAGAAATATAAATCCGTTAGTAATGATTCGTCATGGAAATTACATCACCACTTATAAAAACCTTTCGAAAGTCTATGTGAAAGAGGGTGATAAAGTAACGACTAAGCAAGAAATTGGTGAAGTTTTCACCAATAGAATAACTGGCGAAACCATCTTGAGTTTTAGTATCTCGAAGGAGAGCGCAACTCAAAATCCCGCCTCTTGGATTTATAAAATGTAG
- a CDS encoding DUF4292 domain-containing protein, with amino-acid sequence MNTPKYIILSLILMVVFSCKSAKSPSDTKANYSLSTRQLVKANEKQKASFKTLQAKLRVSYLKNDKEQTHTVSFRAKKDEIMWLSATFSVIRAKITPQKVSFYNKLDNTYFEGDYNYLSEVLGTPLDFQKLQNLLFGEALLDLKANGYASHVNEGLYVLHPKKQPDLLEVFFLLDPRHFKVKSQQFTQPKTFKHFQVDYLAYQEVNHESVPKHIKINAVEGTEETIIKLEFRNVSLNETLRFPFKIPSGFNKIEL; translated from the coding sequence ATGAATACACCTAAATATATCATTTTATCGCTTATACTAATGGTTGTTTTTAGTTGTAAGTCGGCGAAAAGCCCTAGCGATACCAAAGCAAATTATAGCCTGTCTACCAGACAGTTAGTTAAAGCAAATGAAAAACAAAAAGCTAGTTTTAAAACCTTACAAGCTAAACTAAGAGTAAGCTATTTAAAAAACGATAAGGAACAAACACACACGGTGTCTTTTAGAGCTAAAAAGGACGAGATAATGTGGTTGAGTGCTACATTCTCTGTGATTAGAGCTAAAATTACGCCACAAAAGGTGAGTTTTTACAACAAGCTAGACAATACTTATTTTGAAGGCGATTACAACTATTTGAGTGAGGTTTTAGGTACTCCTTTAGATTTTCAAAAGCTTCAAAATTTATTGTTTGGAGAGGCCTTATTAGACCTTAAAGCCAATGGTTATGCGTCTCATGTTAACGAGGGGCTTTATGTGTTACATCCCAAAAAACAACCAGATCTACTGGAAGTGTTTTTTTTATTAGACCCTAGGCATTTTAAAGTCAAGTCGCAGCAGTTTACCCAACCAAAAACATTTAAACATTTTCAGGTTGATTATTTGGCATATCAAGAAGTAAATCACGAATCTGTACCAAAACATATAAAGATAAATGCCGTTGAGGGTACTGAAGAAACCATTATAAAATTAGAATTTAGAAATGTTTCGTTAAATGAAACCTTGCGTTTTCCGTTTAAAATACCATCTGGTTTTAATAAAATTGAGCTGTAA